CTGGCGTTTTCAGCCATCACCTTGATCTGTGAATCCTGTGCGCTGATCTTCAGGTCACCGATGCTTGAAAAGCGTCCGACCCTTTTAACCGAATCGTGCAACTGCGAACGGTCCGTCACAAGCTGCTTTTCGTTTTCAACCGGTATCACCGCCTCGTAATTGGGATACGGTTCGACAATGAGTGCTGACTCTAATTCCATGGTAGCAGTTTTGAACTTGACATTCCGACGCTCTGAGTCAATCGTCATTTTCACCTCTTCGTTTGTCAGCATTCTCTGAATGATTGACAGTACCCTTGCCGGCACGACGATCTTCTGCTTTTCAGCCACTGTCACCCCGGGTTTCTTTCGGCAGCGGACGAGTCGATGTCCATCGGTTGAAACAGCGGTGATATACTCTTCATCGAATTCGAACAGTACACCCATCATCGCTGGGCGCATGCCATCGACACTGCACGCGAACAGTGTTTTATGAATCATGTCCTGAAGCTCGTTTTGCTGAAGCTCAATCGAGAGATCGAAATTCCGCTTCTGACTTTCCGGTTTCGTGGTGAAGGTGCACGGAATGCGATAACGACCCTTGTCAGTGGCAATATGAATGGTGCCGAGTTCACCGATCGACTGGCGC
The nucleotide sequence above comes from Chlorobaculum tepidum TLS. Encoded proteins:
- the dnaN gene encoding DNA polymerase III subunit beta, which encodes MKFNTTIKRLQEAVNKVILAVPAKSLDARFDNINLTLENGMLTMFATDGELSITTNCDVASTDKGNIAIRARTLQDFLRSMYETDVTFDIERQSIGELGTIHIATDKGRYRIPCTFTTKPESQKRNFDLSIELQQNELQDMIHKTLFACSVDGMRPAMMGVLFEFDEEYITAVSTDGHRLVRCRKKPGVTVAEKQKIVVPARVLSIIQRMLTNEEVKMTIDSERRNVKFKTATMELESALIVEPYPNYEAVIPVENEKQLVTDRSQLHDSVKRVGRFSSIGDLKISAQDSQIKVMAENASEGESAQEELPCTFTGEEITIGFNAKFVEAALSHIETEQVSIEMSSPTTAVLFKPKYEERQDDLIILVMPVRINN